In the genome of Andrena cerasifolii isolate SP2316 chromosome 5, iyAndCera1_principal, whole genome shotgun sequence, one region contains:
- the LOC143368954 gene encoding uncharacterized protein LOC143368954, producing MPRKPHIDDAQPLTVDEHFQLLLDDRSTMDSEFVKVTPDDLPEWFDERLFKIGQRFQMKNLLGISTAHLSGLLAILSVPDIAEVLIYTKQSATVCLSFRRYAQTLLLMYALYYADMLAPDSKWFKSLNTIRWKHAAVGRKRVKNGLNSIYQKDMAITQFAFAGYVLVAPKEVGLAHATPEDQLGFHHFWRVTGHLLGISDRMNVCRKTMEETIELCTRVMHEIVGKHLSNHVPESRKLAEDAVDGLWYSDVSLNKNAMLTLMHNITGVEYDKPLDWYSYLNKKQRDVMLYLHGTPYIGVVVRAIFNTILTVAYWMLENYPVGAYIGFGKANAQVCPFSITQ from the exons ATGCCGAGGAAACCGCACATCGATGATG CTCAACCGCTCACGGTGGACGAGCATTTCCAGTTGCTGCTGGATGATAGGTCCACCATGGATTCGGAATTTGTGAAAGTCACGCCGGATGACTTGCCCGAATGGTTCGACGAGAGGCTGTTCAAGAT CGGCCAGAGGTTCCAGATGAAGAATTTACTAGGGATATCAACGGCACACTTATCTGGCTTGTTAGCGATATTGTCCGTACCGGACATAGCGGAG GTGCTGATATACACGAAGCAAAGTGCGACAGTTTGCTTATCCTTCAGGCGGTACGCCCAGACGCTGTTGCTCATGTACGCTCTGTACTACGCCGACATGCTCGCCCCGGATTCCAA GTGGTTCAAGTCGCTGAATACGATACGCTGGAAGCATGCGGCAGTGGGTCGCAAACGCGTTAAAAACGGGCTCAATAGCATATATCAGAAGGACATGGCGATCACCCAATTCGCCTTCGCAGGGTACGTTCTCGTGGCGCCGAAGGAAGTGGGCCTCGCCCACGCCACACCCGAGGATCAACTGGGCTTCCATCATTTTTGGCGCGTCACTGGTCACCTCCTGGGTATATCGGATCG GATGAACGTCTGTCGCAAAACGATGGAGGAAACGATCGAATTGTGCACCAGAGTGATGCACGAGATAGTCGGGAAACACCTGAGCAATCACGTGCCTGAAAGTCGAAAGCTGGCAGAAGATGCAGTGGACGGTCTGTGGTACTCCGATGTCTCTCTCAACAAAAATGCTATGCTAACATTAATGCACAACATAACGGGAGTAGAAT ATGACAAGCCTCTCGACTGGTACTCGTACTTAAATAAGAAGCAACGCGATGTAATGCTATATTTGCACG GCACCCCATATATTGGCGTTGTAGTCAGAGCAATCTTTAATACTATATTAACGGTAGCATATTGGATGCTCGAGAACTATCCAGTAGGTGCTTACATAGGATTTGGTAAAGCAAACGCGCAAGTTTGCCCGTTTTCGATAACGCAATGA